The Leucobacter chromiiresistens genome has a window encoding:
- a CDS encoding trimeric intracellular cation channel family protein — translation MLDETFRIPLYADLAAVGVGSLQGALFAAGFKRLDLLGVAIIGIFSGVGGGFLRDVFLGTTPAAFADNWYLVVATGAAFIGMLLQRLLEKVDPVITVLDAISIGMFGAIGATKALAFGMPVVPALFIGTVSAVGGGVLRDLMLNIPIALMHVGSLYAVASLVGVTVLLALLALGVAVIPASIVCVVVTALVRLLAVRFGWSLPEQRALSRIRLRRQRQVEQAIEEALHTGAITLPTTIPGAEDGDGPLRGPDAPDRGADPEPPRDGR, via the coding sequence GTGCTCGACGAGACCTTCCGCATCCCGCTCTACGCCGACCTCGCCGCGGTCGGCGTGGGCAGTCTGCAGGGCGCGCTCTTCGCGGCCGGCTTCAAACGACTCGACCTGCTCGGCGTGGCGATCATCGGCATCTTCTCCGGCGTGGGCGGCGGCTTCCTCCGCGATGTCTTCCTCGGCACCACGCCCGCCGCGTTCGCCGACAACTGGTATCTGGTGGTCGCGACCGGCGCCGCGTTCATCGGCATGCTGCTGCAGCGGCTCCTCGAGAAGGTCGACCCCGTCATCACCGTGCTCGACGCCATCAGCATCGGCATGTTCGGCGCCATCGGCGCGACGAAGGCGCTCGCGTTCGGCATGCCGGTGGTGCCCGCCCTCTTCATCGGCACCGTCTCGGCCGTGGGCGGCGGCGTGCTCCGCGACCTCATGCTCAACATCCCGATCGCGCTCATGCACGTCGGCTCCCTGTACGCGGTCGCGAGCCTCGTCGGCGTCACCGTGCTGCTCGCGCTCCTCGCGCTCGGCGTCGCCGTGATCCCCGCGAGCATCGTCTGCGTCGTGGTCACCGCCCTCGTGCGGCTCCTCGCCGTGCGCTTCGGCTGGAGCCTGCCCGAGCAGCGCGCCCTCAGCCGCATCCGCCTGCGGCGCCAACGCCAAGTGGAGCAGGCCATCGAAGAGGCGCTGCACACTGGCGCGATCACGCTCCCGACGACGATTCCCGGTGCCGAGGACGGCGACGGCCCGCTGCGTGGCCCCGATGCGCCGGATCGCGGCGCCGATCCCGAGCCGCCCCGCGACGGGCGCTGA
- the ruvC gene encoding crossover junction endodeoxyribonuclease RuvC — MTRIIGIDPGLTRCGIGVVTAGAGRRVTFEHVEVLGSPATAELPARLHQLGSAIERLLDGEKPAAIALERVFAQQNLPSVMGVAQISGVVMFLAERRGIPVALYTPNEVKAQVTGYGSADKTQVTTMVTRLLRLGAPPKPADAADALALAITHAWHLSRGGSADRSARGRAPAGETPAQRAWREAEARAGRRRSGPRA, encoded by the coding sequence ATGACCCGCATCATCGGCATCGACCCTGGCCTCACCCGCTGCGGCATCGGCGTGGTGACGGCCGGGGCGGGTCGGCGCGTGACGTTCGAGCATGTCGAGGTGCTGGGTTCGCCTGCGACGGCGGAGCTTCCCGCCCGCCTCCATCAGCTGGGTTCGGCGATCGAGCGCCTGCTCGACGGCGAGAAGCCGGCCGCGATCGCGCTCGAGCGCGTGTTCGCGCAGCAGAACCTGCCGAGCGTGATGGGAGTCGCCCAGATCAGCGGCGTCGTGATGTTCCTCGCCGAGCGGCGCGGGATCCCGGTCGCGCTCTACACCCCCAACGAGGTGAAGGCGCAGGTGACGGGGTACGGCAGCGCCGACAAGACCCAGGTGACCACCATGGTGACGCGTCTGCTGCGCCTCGGCGCGCCTCCGAAGCCGGCGGACGCGGCGGACGCTCTCGCGCTCGCCATCACGCATGCGTGGCACCTGTCGCGCGGCGGATCGGCGGATCGCTCCGCCCGCGGCCGGGCTCCAGCGGGCGAAACGCCGGCGCAGCGGGCCTGGCGCGAGGCCGAGGCGCGCGCCGGTCGGCGCCGCAGCGGGCCCCGCGCCTGA
- a CDS encoding YebC/PmpR family DNA-binding transcriptional regulator, with product MSGHSKWATTKHKKAIIDSRRAKAFAKYIKNIEVAARIGGADLSGNPTLVDAVQKAKKNSVPGDNIDRAIKRGAGLDGDAVEYMTIVYEGYGPNGVALMIECLTDNKNRAAAEVRTALSRNGGTLADPGSVAYNFGRKGVIVVPAEGTTEDDVLTAVLEAGAEEVNAAPHGESFDVITDASQLVAARTALVDSGIDYDSADVEFVPNLKVEVDADTARKVFRLIDALEDSDDVQNVFSNVDLTPEVQAELADDE from the coding sequence GTGTCCGGACACTCCAAGTGGGCGACGACCAAGCACAAGAAGGCGATCATCGATTCGCGCCGTGCGAAGGCGTTCGCCAAGTACATCAAGAACATCGAGGTCGCCGCCCGCATCGGCGGAGCCGACCTCTCGGGCAACCCGACGCTCGTCGACGCCGTGCAGAAGGCCAAGAAGAACTCGGTGCCCGGCGACAACATCGATCGCGCGATCAAGCGCGGGGCGGGCCTCGACGGCGATGCCGTCGAGTACATGACGATCGTGTACGAAGGCTACGGCCCGAACGGCGTCGCCCTCATGATCGAGTGCCTGACGGACAACAAGAACCGTGCAGCGGCCGAGGTGCGCACCGCGCTCAGCCGCAACGGGGGCACGCTCGCCGACCCGGGGAGCGTCGCCTACAACTTCGGACGCAAGGGCGTCATCGTGGTGCCCGCGGAGGGCACGACGGAGGACGACGTGCTCACCGCCGTGCTCGAGGCCGGCGCGGAAGAGGTCAACGCGGCTCCCCACGGCGAGTCCTTCGACGTCATCACCGACGCGTCGCAGCTCGTCGCCGCGCGCACCGCCCTCGTCGACTCCGGCATCGATTACGACTCGGCCGATGTCGAGTTCGTGCCGAACCTGAAGGTGGAGGTGGACGCCGACACCGCTCGCAAGGTGTTCCGGCTGATCGACGCGCTCGAAGACAGCGACGATGTGCAGAACGTCTTCTCGAATGTCGACCTGACGCCCGAGGTGCAGGCCGAGCTCGCCGACGACGAGTGA
- a CDS encoding HIT family protein: MVGVAGGDGTDLPPAHERTESLDESGAVGVADDLRRLWVPHRMVYVSDHHQPTQHDCPFCAAPERSDADALIVARGEHAYVLLNLFPYNSGHLLVCPYRHISSYDEASAAETAEIAALTQTAMRVARATLSCDGFNIGMNQGEIAGAGIAAHLHQHVVPRWASDANFFPIIAKTKAMPQLLGEVRELFADAWPRP; this comes from the coding sequence ATGGTCGGAGTAGCGGGGGGCGACGGCACCGACCTCCCGCCGGCCCACGAACGAACGGAGTCGCTCGACGAGAGCGGCGCCGTGGGAGTCGCGGACGACCTGCGACGCCTCTGGGTGCCGCATCGCATGGTCTACGTGTCGGATCATCACCAGCCGACGCAGCACGACTGCCCGTTCTGCGCCGCTCCCGAGCGATCCGACGCGGACGCGCTGATCGTCGCCCGCGGCGAGCACGCCTATGTGCTGTTGAACCTGTTCCCGTACAACAGCGGGCACCTGCTCGTGTGCCCCTACCGGCACATATCGAGCTACGACGAGGCCTCTGCGGCCGAGACCGCTGAGATCGCCGCGCTCACGCAGACGGCCATGCGCGTGGCTCGCGCGACGCTCTCCTGCGACGGGTTCAACATCGGCATGAACCAGGGCGAGATCGCGGGGGCGGGCATCGCGGCGCACCTGCACCAGCACGTGGTGCCGCGCTGGGCGTCCGACGCGAACTTCTTCCCGATCATCGCGAAGACGAAGGCGATGCCGCAGCTGCTCGGCGAGGTGCGCGAGCTCTTCGCCGACGCCTGGCCGCGTCCGTGA
- the thrS gene encoding threonine--tRNA ligase has product MADGFSRFTDRSIVAMRVNGELRDLAAEITDADTVEPVAIDSEDGLGILRHSAAHVLAQAVQRINPEARLGIGPPITDGFYYDFDPAEPFTPEDLKAISAEMQKIVKQGQRFVRRVVTEDEARAELADEPYKLELIGLKGGSAGDENGESVEVGGSELTIYDNVDPKTGELCWKDLCRGPHVPSTRMLGNGWALMRSAGAYWRGSEKNPMLQRIYGTAWPSKDELRAYQTRLEEAAKRDHRKLGVELDLFSFPDEIGSGLAVFHPKGGIIRHEIENFMRSELLKNGYEVVNSPHITKGTLFETSQHLNWYKDGMFPAMHLDEQTDADGNVVKPGQDYYLKPMNCPFHNLIFRARARSYRELPLRLAEFGTVYRYEKSGTLSGLTRVRGLTQDDAHIYVTDEQVKDEIKRQLEFVFATLRAYGLDDFYLELSTRDPEKSVGSDEQWKIATETLREVGEESGLELVADPGGAAFYGPKISVQARDAIGRTWQLSTVQLDFNQPELFELEYAAADGTRKQPIMIHRALLGSVERFFAILLEHYAGAFPVWLSPTQVVGIPVADQYGEYLDGVIARLREHGVRAEVDHSDDRMPKKIRTHTKAKIPFQLIAGEEDRAAGAVSFRFRDGTQLNGVPVDEAIERITAAIRSHEQVDTAWSE; this is encoded by the coding sequence GTGGCCGATGGCTTCTCCCGTTTCACCGACCGTTCGATCGTCGCGATGCGCGTCAACGGAGAACTCCGCGACCTCGCAGCTGAGATCACGGATGCGGACACGGTGGAGCCGGTCGCGATCGACTCGGAGGACGGGCTCGGCATTCTGCGGCACTCCGCTGCGCATGTGCTCGCCCAGGCGGTGCAGCGCATCAACCCCGAGGCGCGCCTCGGCATCGGCCCGCCCATCACCGACGGGTTCTACTACGACTTCGATCCGGCCGAGCCCTTCACCCCCGAAGACCTCAAGGCCATCTCCGCGGAGATGCAGAAGATCGTGAAGCAGGGCCAGCGCTTCGTGCGCCGCGTGGTGACCGAGGACGAGGCGCGCGCTGAGCTCGCGGACGAGCCCTACAAGCTCGAGCTCATCGGACTCAAGGGCGGGTCGGCCGGCGACGAGAACGGCGAGAGCGTCGAGGTCGGCGGCTCCGAGCTCACCATCTACGACAACGTCGATCCGAAGACGGGCGAGCTCTGCTGGAAGGATCTCTGCCGCGGCCCGCACGTGCCGAGCACGCGCATGCTCGGCAACGGCTGGGCGCTGATGCGCTCGGCGGGCGCATACTGGCGCGGCAGCGAGAAGAATCCGATGCTGCAGCGCATCTACGGCACCGCCTGGCCGTCGAAGGACGAGCTGCGGGCGTACCAGACGCGCCTCGAGGAGGCCGCGAAGCGCGACCACCGCAAGCTGGGCGTCGAACTCGACCTCTTCAGCTTCCCCGACGAGATCGGATCGGGTCTCGCGGTGTTCCACCCGAAGGGCGGCATCATCCGCCACGAGATCGAGAACTTCATGCGGTCGGAGCTGCTGAAGAACGGCTACGAGGTCGTCAACAGCCCGCATATCACCAAGGGCACGCTGTTCGAGACCAGCCAGCACCTGAACTGGTACAAGGACGGCATGTTCCCGGCCATGCACCTCGACGAGCAGACCGACGCCGACGGCAATGTGGTGAAGCCCGGGCAGGACTACTACCTCAAGCCGATGAACTGCCCGTTCCACAACCTCATCTTCCGCGCCCGCGCCCGCAGCTACCGCGAGCTGCCGCTGCGACTCGCCGAGTTCGGCACCGTCTACCGCTACGAGAAGAGCGGCACGCTCTCGGGCCTCACCCGCGTGCGCGGCCTGACGCAGGACGATGCGCACATCTACGTCACCGACGAGCAGGTCAAGGACGAGATCAAGCGGCAGCTCGAGTTCGTCTTCGCGACGCTGCGCGCGTACGGCCTCGACGACTTCTACCTGGAGCTCTCGACGCGGGATCCCGAGAAGTCGGTCGGCTCCGACGAGCAGTGGAAGATCGCCACCGAAACGCTGCGCGAGGTCGGCGAGGAGTCGGGCCTCGAGCTCGTCGCGGATCCCGGCGGCGCTGCGTTCTACGGGCCCAAGATCTCGGTGCAGGCGCGCGACGCGATCGGCCGCACCTGGCAGCTCTCCACCGTGCAGCTCGACTTCAACCAGCCCGAGCTCTTCGAGCTCGAGTACGCGGCCGCCGACGGCACGCGCAAGCAGCCGATCATGATCCACCGGGCGCTGCTCGGTTCGGTGGAGCGGTTCTTCGCGATCCTGCTCGAGCACTACGCCGGTGCGTTCCCGGTGTGGCTGTCGCCGACGCAGGTCGTGGGCATCCCGGTCGCCGACCAGTACGGCGAGTACCTCGACGGCGTGATCGCCCGGCTGCGGGAGCACGGCGTGCGCGCCGAGGTCGACCACAGCGACGACCGCATGCCGAAGAAGATCCGCACCCACACCAAGGCGAAGATCCCGTTCCAGCTCATCGCCGGCGAGGAGGATCGGGCCGCGGGCGCGGTGAGCTTCCGCTTCCGCGACGGCACGCAGCTGAACGGCGTTCCCGTCGATGAGGCGATCGAGCGGATCACCGCGGCGATCCGCTCACACGAACAGGTCGACACGGCATGGTCGGAGTAG
- a CDS encoding sensor histidine kinase, translating to MPFRARLTVAFGAIGFGSGALMLALIWLFMTYVPYYDIPIPDGADTSLPADEQSMLFVIASPADVTEFILRVGLLALVALTAIAAWAGWMISGRMLQPLSRINEAARRAGEGDLGYRIRLQGPRDEVSDLAQTFDLTLDRLQRVFEAHTRFTANAAHELRTPLTATKTMLEIADAHPAAISEAELIAGVRSNNDRSIELVQALLTLTALETATAKLGAVDLAQLAGEAIARRSAAGAGFAPVTELLPAPALAEAPLMALLLDNLLQNAHRHNDSRGYIRVRTGEDADGSWVEVENSGGRIDESDLAKLTEPLFRPRRTSAEGHGLGLAIVKSIVDRHGAELRVAQRDAGGLAVTVVLPQRRDQR from the coding sequence TTGCCGTTCCGCGCCCGGCTCACGGTCGCGTTCGGAGCGATCGGGTTCGGCTCGGGCGCACTGATGCTGGCGCTCATCTGGCTGTTCATGACCTACGTGCCGTATTACGACATCCCGATCCCGGACGGCGCCGACACGAGCCTCCCCGCCGATGAGCAGAGCATGCTGTTCGTGATCGCGAGCCCCGCCGATGTCACCGAGTTCATTCTGCGCGTCGGACTCCTGGCCCTCGTCGCGCTCACCGCGATCGCCGCGTGGGCCGGATGGATGATCTCGGGGCGGATGCTGCAACCGCTGAGCCGCATCAACGAGGCCGCGCGTCGCGCGGGGGAGGGCGATCTCGGGTACCGCATCCGGTTGCAGGGCCCGCGCGACGAGGTGTCGGATCTGGCGCAGACCTTCGACCTGACCCTCGACCGCCTGCAGCGCGTCTTCGAGGCCCACACCCGGTTCACCGCGAACGCCGCGCACGAGCTCCGCACCCCGCTGACGGCGACGAAGACGATGCTGGAGATCGCGGATGCGCACCCGGCTGCGATCTCGGAGGCCGAGCTGATCGCGGGCGTCCGCAGCAACAACGATCGGAGCATCGAGCTCGTGCAGGCGCTCCTCACGCTCACGGCGCTGGAGACGGCGACGGCGAAGCTCGGCGCCGTCGATCTGGCGCAGCTCGCCGGCGAGGCGATCGCGCGGCGGTCGGCAGCGGGAGCAGGGTTCGCTCCCGTCACCGAGCTCCTCCCCGCGCCCGCGCTGGCCGAGGCCCCGCTGATGGCTCTCCTGCTCGACAATCTGCTGCAGAACGCGCACCGCCACAACGACTCGCGCGGGTACATCCGAGTGCGCACCGGGGAGGACGCGGACGGGTCGTGGGTGGAGGTCGAGAATTCCGGGGGCCGGATCGACGAGTCGGATCTGGCGAAGCTGACCGAACCGCTCTTCCGTCCGCGGCGCACGTCGGCCGAGGGCCACGGGCTCGGCCTCGCGATCGTGAAATCCATCGTCGATCGCCACGGCGCCGAGTTGCGCGTCGCCCAGCGCGACGCGGGCGGCCTCGCGGTCACGGTCGTGCTCCCGCAGCGCCGTGACCAGCGATGA
- a CDS encoding response regulator transcription factor translates to MRVLLVEDDAALGRVLRQGLSLEGFVVDLVTDGIDAVHATEVTEYDALVLDRDLPGMHGDDVCARLVDRTPTPGILMLTASDTLADRITGFEKGADDYLPKPFEFGELVARLRALGRRRADAVPPTLTAGDVELDIFRRTVRRRGVPIRVTPKEFAVLEVLMKSRGGVISAERLLEKAWDENANPFTNSVRVTVSTLRRKLGSPDAIVTVLGGGYRMRDAEE, encoded by the coding sequence ATGCGGGTACTGCTGGTGGAGGACGACGCCGCGCTGGGCCGGGTGCTGCGCCAGGGGCTCTCGCTCGAGGGCTTCGTCGTCGATCTCGTCACCGACGGCATCGACGCGGTGCACGCGACCGAGGTCACCGAGTACGACGCGCTCGTGCTCGACCGAGACCTTCCGGGAATGCACGGCGACGACGTGTGCGCGCGCCTCGTCGACCGCACCCCGACCCCGGGCATTCTCATGCTGACGGCCTCGGACACGCTGGCGGATCGCATCACGGGGTTCGAGAAGGGCGCCGACGACTACCTCCCGAAGCCCTTCGAGTTCGGCGAGCTCGTCGCCCGCCTGCGCGCGCTCGGCCGTCGCCGCGCCGATGCGGTGCCGCCGACGCTGACCGCCGGCGATGTGGAGCTCGACATCTTCCGCCGCACGGTGCGGCGCCGCGGCGTTCCGATCCGCGTCACGCCGAAGGAGTTCGCCGTGCTCGAGGTGCTTATGAAATCGCGCGGCGGCGTGATCAGCGCCGAGAGGCTGCTGGAGAAGGCGTGGGACGAGAACGCGAACCCATTCACGAATTCGGTGCGTGTGACGGTCTCCACGCTGCGGAGGAAGCTCGGGTCGCCCGACGCGATCGTGACGGTGCTGGGAGGCGGATACCGGATGCGTGATGCCGAGGAGTGA
- a CDS encoding peptidoglycan-binding protein, protein MAAKALSSAPVSAETPAQASSAATAPVVSGPLTFTTRSNGKVEFADPREVRSELAGVLNGIPDTGEIVEQGQQLFRVADRPVVLLLGDLPMWRDFAPGMTDGADVEQLKRNLADLGFFDGDIDGTYSWHAQQAVMAWQKSVGLAQDAVVPRGRIVFLPHAVRVGDRKVGLGADLAPGTVVYAASRDTVVVSTTVPVADREAVVVGSEVAVVLPGGESVTGRVASVGEPRSEEDSSGKSHIVVPVVVTPVDQSAALPHASLPAQVTFSRSTEESVLQVPVSALLAVDAGAYAVEVAGDDGVRSVPVELGRFADGKVEIVGGDLHEGDEVVIAE, encoded by the coding sequence GTGGCTGCGAAAGCACTGTCGTCCGCGCCGGTGTCCGCCGAGACACCGGCGCAGGCGTCGAGCGCGGCGACCGCGCCCGTCGTCTCCGGGCCGCTGACGTTCACCACGCGTTCCAACGGCAAGGTCGAGTTCGCCGACCCGCGCGAGGTGCGCTCGGAGCTCGCCGGGGTGCTCAACGGCATTCCCGATACCGGGGAGATCGTGGAGCAGGGCCAGCAGCTCTTCCGCGTCGCCGATCGCCCCGTGGTGCTGCTGCTCGGCGACCTGCCGATGTGGAGGGACTTCGCACCCGGCATGACCGACGGCGCCGACGTCGAGCAGCTCAAGCGCAATCTCGCGGATCTCGGCTTCTTCGACGGCGACATCGATGGCACCTACTCATGGCACGCGCAGCAGGCGGTGATGGCCTGGCAGAAGAGCGTGGGCCTCGCGCAGGATGCCGTCGTGCCGCGGGGCCGGATCGTGTTCCTGCCGCACGCCGTGCGCGTCGGCGACCGGAAGGTGGGGCTCGGCGCTGATCTCGCCCCCGGCACGGTCGTCTACGCGGCGAGTCGCGACACCGTCGTGGTCTCCACGACGGTTCCCGTCGCCGACCGGGAGGCGGTGGTCGTCGGCTCGGAGGTCGCCGTCGTGCTCCCCGGCGGGGAGTCCGTGACGGGGAGGGTCGCCTCGGTCGGAGAACCGCGCAGCGAGGAGGACTCGTCGGGCAAGTCGCACATCGTGGTGCCGGTGGTCGTCACGCCGGTCGACCAGAGCGCCGCACTGCCGCACGCCTCGCTGCCGGCGCAGGTCACGTTCTCGCGCAGCACCGAGGAGTCCGTGCTGCAGGTGCCCGTCTCGGCGCTGCTCGCCGTCGATGCGGGAGCGTACGCGGTCGAGGTCGCGGGTGATGACGGCGTGCGCTCCGTTCCCGTCGAACTCGGCCGGTTCGCCGACGGCAAGGTCGAGATCGTGGGCGGCGACCTCCACGAGGGCGACGAAGTGGTGATCGCCGAATGA
- a CDS encoding ABC transporter ATP-binding protein yields the protein MSTVIELADVTRTYGSPPVQALRGVSLRVSRGELIAIVGPSGSGKSTLLNILGSLDRPTTGSAVIGSVDIAALSDDQLAAMRAYELGFVFQQFHLSPGRTAVENVSDGLLYQGVARGERLRRAAGALASVGLGHRQANMPHQLSGGERQRVAIARAIVGNPTVFLADEPTGALDSRSGAGIVALLRELNDAGTTVIIITHDAELARRFPRRIRIVDGEIVSDETGDVS from the coding sequence ATGAGCACCGTGATCGAACTCGCAGACGTGACGCGCACGTACGGTTCGCCGCCCGTGCAGGCTCTCCGCGGCGTGTCTCTGCGCGTCTCCCGAGGCGAGCTGATCGCGATCGTGGGCCCGAGCGGTTCCGGCAAGTCGACGCTGCTCAACATCCTCGGATCGCTCGACCGCCCGACCACGGGAAGCGCGGTGATCGGCAGCGTCGACATCGCGGCGCTGAGCGACGACCAGCTGGCGGCGATGCGGGCCTACGAGCTCGGCTTCGTCTTCCAGCAGTTCCACCTCTCCCCGGGGCGCACGGCCGTCGAGAACGTGTCGGACGGCCTGCTCTACCAGGGGGTCGCACGCGGCGAACGGCTGCGCCGCGCCGCCGGCGCCCTCGCCTCCGTCGGCCTCGGGCACCGCCAGGCGAACATGCCCCACCAGCTGTCGGGCGGCGAACGGCAGCGCGTGGCCATCGCGCGCGCGATCGTCGGGAACCCGACGGTGTTCCTCGCCGACGAGCCGACCGGCGCCCTCGATTCGCGCTCGGGCGCGGGCATCGTCGCATTGCTCCGCGAGCTCAACGACGCGGGCACCACGGTGATCATCATCACGCACGATGCGGAGCTGGCACGGCGTTTTCCGCGCCGCATCCGCATCGTCGACGGCGAGATCGTGAGCGACGAGACCGGAGACGTCTCGTGA
- a CDS encoding ABC transporter permease, whose amino-acid sequence MIASRLRSADALRLGGTGLRARPLRAVLSALGIAIGIAAMVAVVGISSSSQARLNAEFDRLGTNLLTVTAGEDLFGAETELPGSAVEAVERLPGVTDVSALARLTGVTVYRNALVDAAESKGLGVAAADLGLLSAVGGEVRKGRWLNEATARFPAVVLGAVAAERLGIVSVGLQVHIGGSSYTVVGVLDPVPLVPDIDSLALMGGHQASAELGWQGSPTALYERSTDAEVPRLRELLPSAVNPENPAGVAVSRPSDSLAARYAADQTFTGLLVGLGSIALLVGGIGVANTMIISVIERRHEIGLRRALGATRTHIRVQFLLEALILSSLGGAAGAVIGGVVTWIVAWSNDWPMSVPPALFAAAIGGTALIGAIAGLYPAIRASLLSPTAALTAV is encoded by the coding sequence GTGATCGCCTCGCGGCTGCGCTCGGCCGACGCGCTGCGGCTGGGCGGCACGGGGCTGCGGGCCCGACCGCTGCGAGCGGTGCTCTCGGCGCTCGGCATTGCGATCGGCATCGCGGCGATGGTCGCGGTCGTCGGCATATCGTCGTCGAGCCAGGCGCGCCTGAACGCGGAGTTCGACCGCCTCGGCACGAACCTGCTGACGGTCACCGCCGGGGAGGACCTCTTCGGGGCCGAGACCGAGCTCCCGGGGAGCGCAGTCGAGGCCGTCGAGCGCCTGCCCGGGGTCACCGACGTGTCGGCGCTGGCGCGGCTGACCGGAGTGACGGTCTACCGCAACGCCCTCGTCGACGCCGCCGAGTCGAAGGGGCTCGGCGTGGCGGCGGCCGACCTCGGGCTGCTCTCCGCGGTCGGAGGGGAGGTGCGGAAGGGGCGCTGGCTGAACGAGGCGACCGCGCGCTTCCCAGCCGTCGTGCTGGGTGCCGTCGCCGCGGAGCGCCTCGGCATCGTATCCGTCGGCTTGCAGGTGCACATCGGCGGAAGCTCCTACACGGTCGTCGGCGTGCTCGATCCGGTCCCGCTCGTTCCCGACATCGATTCGCTCGCCCTGATGGGCGGGCACCAGGCGTCGGCCGAACTCGGGTGGCAGGGATCCCCGACGGCGCTCTACGAGCGCTCGACGGATGCGGAAGTGCCGCGCCTGCGCGAGCTGCTGCCGTCTGCCGTGAACCCCGAGAACCCGGCCGGCGTCGCGGTGAGCCGCCCCTCCGACTCGCTCGCCGCCCGCTACGCCGCCGATCAGACCTTCACCGGTCTCCTGGTGGGCCTCGGCTCGATCGCGCTGCTCGTGGGCGGAATCGGCGTCGCGAACACGATGATCATCTCGGTCATCGAGCGCCGCCACGAGATCGGGCTGCGGCGCGCGCTCGGAGCGACGCGCACGCACATCCGGGTGCAGTTCCTTCTGGAGGCGCTGATCCTGTCATCGCTCGGAGGGGCGGCGGGAGCCGTCATCGGGGGCGTCGTGACGTGGATCGTCGCATGGTCGAACGACTGGCCCATGTCCGTGCCGCCCGCGCTGTTCGCCGCGGCCATCGGCGGCACCGCACTCATCGGAGCGATCGCGGGGCTCTACCCCGCCATTCGTGCATCGCTCCTCTCCCCCACGGCCGCACTGACGGCCGTGTGA
- a CDS encoding class I SAM-dependent DNA methyltransferase has protein sequence MPLHAIRTSYDARAAEYADRFASIAAAPPADVAEIRAWAACCSGAIVDAGCGPGHWTDDLRRRGSEISGFDLSPASIAIARERFPRTRYRVAELARSGLPTASAGGILSWFSIIHTPPQELDAVLAEFARCAAPGGRLLLGAFSWPTLEAFPHAVVTAYRWPPHALAQRLEGAGFEVLRVRERTPEHARPQCTLEARRTDAPLR, from the coding sequence ATGCCGCTGCACGCGATCCGCACCTCGTACGACGCTCGAGCGGCGGAATACGCTGATCGGTTCGCCTCCATCGCGGCGGCGCCGCCGGCCGACGTCGCGGAGATTCGCGCCTGGGCTGCCTGCTGCTCGGGGGCAATCGTCGACGCCGGCTGCGGACCCGGCCACTGGACGGACGATCTGCGGAGGCGCGGCTCCGAGATCTCCGGGTTCGACCTCTCCCCCGCGAGCATCGCCATCGCGCGCGAACGATTTCCGCGTACCCGGTATCGGGTCGCCGAGCTCGCTCGCAGCGGCCTCCCGACCGCGTCGGCCGGCGGCATCCTCTCGTGGTTCTCGATCATCCACACCCCGCCGCAGGAGCTCGACGCCGTGCTCGCCGAATTCGCGCGCTGCGCGGCGCCCGGCGGCCGGCTGCTGCTCGGTGCGTTCTCCTGGCCGACGCTGGAGGCGTTCCCCCATGCGGTGGTCACCGCGTATCGATGGCCGCCGCACGCGCTCGCACAGCGCCTGGAGGGGGCGGGGTTCGAGGTGCTGCGGGTCCGCGAGCGCACGCCCGAGCACGCGAGACCGCAGTGCACGCTCGAGGCCCGCCGCACCGACGCACCGCTGCGATGA
- a CDS encoding VOC family protein: MAHSGTLHSYVLDCPDPRALAEFYRGLLGGEIQEDDEDWVDLVIDGQGAKLAFQQSPGYVAPTWPSDDGDQQAHLDIRVASLAAAHDDVLALGARHLESHDSFRVYLDPVGHPFCTVA; the protein is encoded by the coding sequence ATGGCACACAGCGGCACCCTGCACAGCTACGTCCTCGACTGTCCCGATCCGCGGGCGCTCGCCGAGTTCTACCGCGGGCTGCTCGGCGGCGAGATCCAGGAGGACGACGAGGACTGGGTCGATCTCGTGATCGACGGGCAGGGGGCGAAGCTGGCGTTCCAGCAGTCGCCCGGGTACGTCGCGCCCACCTGGCCGAGCGACGACGGCGATCAGCAGGCGCACCTCGACATCCGCGTCGCGAGCCTGGCTGCGGCGCACGATGACGTGCTCGCGCTCGGCGCTCGGCATCTCGAGTCGCACGACTCATTCCGGGTGTATCTCGACCCCGTCGGCCATCCGTTCTGCACCGTCGCATAG